From the genome of Pseudomonas sp. WJP1:
CAATCACCTCCGGGCTGCCGGACTCACGATGGGAAATGCCATGAACAGCAAAGTCGACCAAACCCCTCATTTGCTCCGTCAGCGCGATCAGTTCGTGCCGCGGGGCCTGGTGACCGCTCATCCTTTGGTGATTGATCGTGCCCAAGGTGCCGAATTGTGGGATGTGGATGGCAGGCGCTACCTGGATTTTGTCGGGGGTATCGGTGTACTGAACATCGGCCACAACCACCCTAAGGTGGTTGCGGCGGTTCAGGCGCAACTGCAAAAAGTATCCCATGCCTGCTTCCAGGTGGTCGCCTATAAGCCTTACCTGGATCTCGCCCGGCGCCTGTGCGAAATGATCGGCGGTAAAGAAGCCTACAAAGCCGCGTTCTTCACTTCCGGTGCTGAGGCCGTGGAAAACGCGGTGAAAATCGCCCGAGCTCACACTAACCGTTCGGCGGTGATTGCCTTCCGTGGCGGTTTTCATGGACGGACCCTGCTCGGCACCACGCTGACCGGCATGAGCCAGCCGTACAAACAGAACTTCGGGCCGTTCGCCCCCGAAGTGTTCCATACGCCGTATCCAAACGCTTATCGCGGTGTCACCAGCGAAATGGCGCTCAAGGCGCTGGACGAACTGCTTGCCACCCAGGTTGCGCCGGAGCGGGTCGCGGCGATCATCATCGAACCGGTGCAGGGCGACGGTGGTTTCCTCTCGGCGCCGAAGGAGTTCCTTCAGGGGCTGCGGGCGCTGACGGAAAAACACGGCATCGTGCTGATCCTCGATGAAATCCAGACCGGGTTCGGCCGTACCGGCAAGTGGTTCGGTTTCCAGCACGCAGGCATCCAGCCAGACCTGGTAACCGTCGCCAAGAGCCTGGCCGGTGGCTTGCCGTTATCCGGTGTAGTCGGCAAGGCCGAGATCATGGACGCGCCATTGCCCGGTGGCTTGGGCGGTACCTACGGCGGCAACGCGTTGTCCTGCGCGGCGGCACTGGCGGTCATAGAGGCTTACGAAGAGGAACAGTTGCTGGCGCGCGGTGAAGCGTTGGGCGAGCAATTACGCCAAGGACTGCTTGGCTTGCAGTGTCGTCACCCACAAATCGGCGATGTGCGCGGCACCGGTTTCATGCTCGCGATTGAGTTGATCAAGAATGACGAAGCCCGTACACCGGACGCCGATCTGAACCAGCGGCTGATCGATGAAGCGCGTAAGGGTGGCTTGCTGGTGATTAAGTGCGGCGTGTGCCGCAACGTACTGCGCTTCCTCGCGCCGTTGGTGGCGACCGAAGCACAGGTCGACGAAGCGGTGCAAATTCTGGACGCGGCATTGGCGCGGGTATTGAACTGACGTCCTGCCGGCTCGGGGCGGTGCCGCAAGGCATCGCTCGTGAGCATTTGTGGGGCATGGATTGATCGAATGTATCATCGGAGGCTGTGTACACCATGGGGCTGACTGATTATCGAGCGCTGGTCATCGATTGCGATGAGGTCCTGGTCGATCGCGACTCGGGGGTCTGGACGGCGTTGCAACCGCTGCTCGACAGCCGGGGTGGGCACCCGGACAAGGAACAGGTGCTGGCTGAATACAGCGAGGTGGTGCGGGCACTGTATCCACGCTTTGGCGAGCTGGGTTTTAGTGGACTGTTGTGTTTCGCCCACCGCCAGTTGGCCGAGCGCTGGGGGCTGAAGGCCAGTTGGGAGGAGGGCATGAGTTTCGCCCGTTCGGTGGCCAGCTGGTCGTTGTTCGAGGACGCACCGGGGGCAATGTTGTACCTGCGCAAGTTCTATCGCCTGCTGGTGAAAGGCGACCGGGATGCCGAGGATCGCGGATTGCTCTGTGAGCGTTTGGGGATCATGGCCGACGACTTGATTTCGTTGGCCAGCGACCCATTCCAGGATCCGCAATGGCTGAAGGCGAACGCGCTTGAGCCCGCGCAGATCCTGCAAGTGACCCGGCCTTCAGCCAGTCGACAGGCAAGTATCGATGTCTGTCTGATCTGCCGCGGTCGGGTCAAACCGCCGACGCCTTGTGCTGCGGATTACTGCATCAACAGCATGGCGGACCTGGTGACTCAACATCAACTGTCTTTACGGCGCTGATTTTGCTAGAAGATTGTCCTACAAATGGCAGTCAAGAGGTACTCAATGGAAGGTTTAGTCAAACTGGACCGCATCGACATCAGCATTTTGGTCGAGCTGCAAAAGGACGGGCGCATGACCAATGTCAGCCTGGCCGATGCCGTTGGATTGTCGGCCAGCCCCTGCCTGCAACGGGTCAAACGGCTGGAGTCGGCCGGGTACATCTCCAGCTACAAGGCACACTTGAACCTGGCGAAGATCACTGATTCGGTCACGGTCTTCACCGAGATCACCTTGAGTGACCACAAGCGCGAAGACTTCGCCAAATTCGAGTCGAATATTCGCCTGGTGGACGAAGTGCTCGAATGCCATTTGATCAGCGGTGGCTACGACTACCTGGTGCGCTTCATGACCCGCAGTATTCAGCACTATCAGGAGGTCATTGAAAGCCTGCTGGACAAGAACATCGGCATCTCGAAGTACTTCAGTTACATCGTCATCAAATCCCCCGTGCTCAAGGACGGTGTGCCGTTGCGTAAGTTGCTGCGGCACTGACCTGGGTGGCACTCCAATTCCCGAATCAACTTCCTGTGGGAGTGAGTTGTTTTGCAGTGCGTATTGCACCATGTCAGGGCGTTGAGCCGTTGCAGTCTCATGTCACGCTTCATCGTGGTGCAAGGCGCATAAGGGGGCAGTTAACTGCCCCCCTGGAGTGCGACCGTTTCGGTGTCGAAAGGGCCCAGTGCTTTATTCACCCGAATTAATAGAAGAGTCTGGAGATTCACCGAATCCAATGATTGCTTTGGTTTCCAGATACTCTTCAAAGCCGTAGACCCCGTATTCACGACCATTGCCAGATCGCTTGTAGCCACCGAAAGGCGCCATTGGATTCCAGGCGGGGTAATTCAGATGCACTTGTCCCGCGCGGATACGAGAGGCTACGGCGCGTGCGAGTTCCAGGTTCTGAGACTGAACGTGGGCACCCAGCCCATAGACCGTATCGTTTGCGATAGCGACGGCCTCATCGATTGTTTCATACGCAATGATGCACAGTACCGGCCCAAAGATTTCTTCCTGAGCGATCCGCATCGCTGAATCGACCTCGGAGAAAACAGTCGGTTGGGTGTAGAAGCCCGTTTCATAACCCGGCACGCGTCCTGGTCCGCCGCAAACGAGCTTTGCGCCTTCATTCAGGCCAGCCTCGATCATTGTTTGTACGCGCTTGAACTGGGGCTCGTTGGCAATCGGACCGAGTACAGTCTCTTCAGATTGCGGATCACCGACGATGATCGCATTGGCGGTGGCAGCCGCTAACGCTTCGACTTCCGCCAGCCTTCCCCTGGGAACAATCATTCTTGTCGGGGCGCTGCACGACTGTCCTACGTTGCGAAACGCAGACATCACGCCCAGTGGCACGGCTTTGGCGAAGTCGGCGTCGGGAAGCAGCAGGTTCGGCGACTTGCCTCCCAGTTCTTGAGTGACGCGTTTTACCGTAGGGGCGGCCGCTTGTGCGACCAGCGCGCCAGCCCGGTTTGAGCCAGTTATCGAAATCATATCGATATCGGCATGCGCAGCCATGGCTCCGCCGACCTCGGGACCACTACCATTCACCAGGTTGAAAACCCCTTGTGGGAGACCTGCGTCATGCACTATCTGTGCAAAAAGCAGGGCGCTCAGAGGTGACAATTCACTTGGCTTGAGGACCACTGTGCATCCGGCAGCAATAGCCGGTGCGACTTTTGCGGTGATTTGATAAAGCGGCCAGTTCCACGGTGTGATGAGACCGCAGACGCCTATGGGTTCGCGTTCAATCGCGGTGCCGCCTTCAACCGTTTGGAAACGATAGGTGGACAGAAGATCCCTTGCGACCCGAACGTGTTCGGCCGCCAGAGGCACTTGCATAGCCCGTGCGAAGCCGATGGCAGCGCCCATTTCCAGAGAGAGGGCCTGCGCAAGAGCTTCTTTTCGTTCAAGGATGAGCTCGTAGATCTTTCCAAGCACTAGCGCACGTGACGCAGCGGAGGAAGAAGACCAGCCAGGAAGCGCTGCACGCGCCGCAGCTACTGCCCGATCAACGTCCGCGGCAGTCCCGCTTGCTACCTCTGCAACAACGGTTTCACTCGCCGGATTGATCACCGGCAAACTGGCAGGACTTGCTGGAGCAGACCAACGACCGTTGATATAAAACTGCTGTGACCTTTGCGGATCAACGCGGTAGCTATTCGAAGATTGTGTTGTCATCCAGCTAGCTCCTTGGAGCGGTGATAGGCGCTGCAAACAGCAGAGCCGGGAGGTTGCGACTCAGAGCAGCGCTGTGACGATCCATATATTCCCAGGGCCCTGTTACCTGAATAAGCTAACAAAACACCCCAGGCAAAATATGCCGTTGTTGAAGTCGGCAAGGGAGAATCTGCTGTATCTCACGGGCTAACTTTGTATCTACGCGCAAATCCCCTG
Proteins encoded in this window:
- a CDS encoding aldehyde dehydrogenase family protein; its protein translation is MTTQSSNSYRVDPQRSQQFYINGRWSAPASPASLPVINPASETVVAEVASGTAADVDRAVAAARAALPGWSSSSAASRALVLGKIYELILERKEALAQALSLEMGAAIGFARAMQVPLAAEHVRVARDLLSTYRFQTVEGGTAIEREPIGVCGLITPWNWPLYQITAKVAPAIAAGCTVVLKPSELSPLSALLFAQIVHDAGLPQGVFNLVNGSGPEVGGAMAAHADIDMISITGSNRAGALVAQAAAPTVKRVTQELGGKSPNLLLPDADFAKAVPLGVMSAFRNVGQSCSAPTRMIVPRGRLAEVEALAAATANAIIVGDPQSEETVLGPIANEPQFKRVQTMIEAGLNEGAKLVCGGPGRVPGYETGFYTQPTVFSEVDSAMRIAQEEIFGPVLCIIAYETIDEAVAIANDTVYGLGAHVQSQNLELARAVASRIRAGQVHLNYPAWNPMAPFGGYKRSGNGREYGVYGFEEYLETKAIIGFGESPDSSINSGE
- a CDS encoding HAD family hydrolase, whose product is MGLTDYRALVIDCDEVLVDRDSGVWTALQPLLDSRGGHPDKEQVLAEYSEVVRALYPRFGELGFSGLLCFAHRQLAERWGLKASWEEGMSFARSVASWSLFEDAPGAMLYLRKFYRLLVKGDRDAEDRGLLCERLGIMADDLISLASDPFQDPQWLKANALEPAQILQVTRPSASRQASIDVCLICRGRVKPPTPCAADYCINSMADLVTQHQLSLRR
- the gabT gene encoding 4-aminobutyrate--2-oxoglutarate transaminase → MNSKVDQTPHLLRQRDQFVPRGLVTAHPLVIDRAQGAELWDVDGRRYLDFVGGIGVLNIGHNHPKVVAAVQAQLQKVSHACFQVVAYKPYLDLARRLCEMIGGKEAYKAAFFTSGAEAVENAVKIARAHTNRSAVIAFRGGFHGRTLLGTTLTGMSQPYKQNFGPFAPEVFHTPYPNAYRGVTSEMALKALDELLATQVAPERVAAIIIEPVQGDGGFLSAPKEFLQGLRALTEKHGIVLILDEIQTGFGRTGKWFGFQHAGIQPDLVTVAKSLAGGLPLSGVVGKAEIMDAPLPGGLGGTYGGNALSCAAALAVIEAYEEEQLLARGEALGEQLRQGLLGLQCRHPQIGDVRGTGFMLAIELIKNDEARTPDADLNQRLIDEARKGGLLVIKCGVCRNVLRFLAPLVATEAQVDEAVQILDAALARVLN
- a CDS encoding Lrp/AsnC family transcriptional regulator; its protein translation is MEGLVKLDRIDISILVELQKDGRMTNVSLADAVGLSASPCLQRVKRLESAGYISSYKAHLNLAKITDSVTVFTEITLSDHKREDFAKFESNIRLVDEVLECHLISGGYDYLVRFMTRSIQHYQEVIESLLDKNIGISKYFSYIVIKSPVLKDGVPLRKLLRH